A genomic segment from Hemitrygon akajei chromosome 27, sHemAka1.3, whole genome shotgun sequence encodes:
- the LOC140717064 gene encoding polymeric immunoglobulin receptor-like: MELVLGEFKHQGHPRTMGAIALLVLISTGFVSGSGALTGPERIRGAVGQSITVECQYDQIYKDYMKKWCRGDLSIGCSTVVSTDQPQRGRVLMADNKTQQILSLTVKNLKKSDEGLYQCVIERLIYIPNKRFTISLEVPEASGALTGPEKVRGEVGQSVTMECRYDLKYKDYMKKWCRGDAYVGCSAVVSTDQPRSGRTTMADNKTRGILSVTMDNLMKSDEGLYQCMIERAMLIPNERFTISLEVSEDEYILLNVPRANDVWVTSIIHVPTVSGALTGTEKVRGAVGQSVTMECQYDLKYKDYVKKWCRGDPYIGCSAVVSTDQPRSGRISMTDNKIRGILSVTVDNLMKSDEGMYQCLMERVIYIPNKRFIISLEVSEEKETSTMETTTATMGTASSQNGNHTRLEGSTETSVLLIPIRSAISWDNSGCSTLRTAQDEHHRLVRSTLKNRTHNTDGSVLMQGLAPKWRLHIFTPQIQLNPLYSSSRLLIDQIPEFCEPTDRSVQCLQTLLKIQKITRTTDLNAGDSSGAGNAE; the protein is encoded by the exons ATGGAGCTGGTGCTGGGTGAATTCAAGCACCAGGGACACCCCAGGACAATGGGAGCTATCGCTCTGTTGGTTCTCATCTCCACCGGTTTTGTGTCAG GCTCAGGAGCACTAACTGGACCTGAGAGGATTAGAGGAGCAGTGGGACAATCGATCACTGTGGAATGTCAGTATGATCAGATATACAAGGACTACATGAAAAAGTGGTGCAGAGGTGATCTTTCCATTGGTTGTTCCACAGTGGTTTCAACTGATCAGCCACAAAGAGGACGAGTATTGATGGCTGATAacaaaacacaacagattctttcattaactgtgaaaaatCTGAAGAAGAGTGATGAAGGGCTGTACCAGTGTGTAATAGAGAGGCTAATATACATACCGAATAAAAGGTTTACCATTTCACTGGAGGTTCCTGAAG CCTCAGGTGCACTAACTGGACCCGAGAAGGTTAGAGGAGAAGTGGGACAATCGGTCACTATGGAATGTCGGTATGATCTGAAATACAAGGACTACATGAAGAAATGGTGTAGAGGTGATGCTTATGTTGGTTGTTCTGCTGTGGTTTCGACTGACCAGCCACGAAGTGGACGAACAACAATGGCTGATAACAAAACACGAGGGATACTTTCAGTAACCATGGACAATCTAATGAAGAGTGATGAAGGGCTGTACCAGTGTATGATAGAAAGGGCAATGTTGATACCAAATGAAAGGTTTACTATTTCACTTGAGGTGTCTGAAG ATGAGTATATATTACTAAATGTACCTCGTGCTAATGATGTGTGGGTAACTTCCATTATTCATGTGCCAACAGTCTCAGGTGCATTAACTGGAACTGAGAAGGTTAGAGGAGCAGTGGGACAATCAGTCACTATGGAATGTCAGTATGATCTGAAATACAAGGACTACGTGAAGAAATGGTGTAGAGGTGATCCTTACATTGGTTGTTCCGCTGTGGTTTCGACTGACCAGCCACGAAGTGGACGAATATCAATGACTGATAACAAAATACGAGGGATTCTTTCAGTAACCGTGGACAATCTAATGAAGAGTGATGAAGGGATGTATCAGTGTTTAATGGAGAGGGTAATATACATACCGAATAAAAGGTTTATCATTTCACTGGAAGTTTCTGAAG AAAAGGAGACAAGCACCATGGAAACTACTACTGCAACCATGGGGACCGCCTCATCTCAGAATGGAAATCACACCAGGTTAGAAGGATCCACTGAGACTTCTGTTTTGTTGATTCCGATCAGGTCAGCCATTTCATGGGACAACTCGGGTTGCAGTACTCTCAGAACAGCTCAAGATGAACACC ACAGGCTGGTACGAAGCACCCTGAAAAACAGAACCCACAACACAGATGGATCGGTCCTAATGCAGGGTCTCGCCCCAAAATGGCGTCTGCACATTTTCACACCACAGATTCAGCTCAACCCGTTGTATTCCTCCAGTAGATTGCTTATTGACCAGATTCCAGAATTCTGTGAACCCACGGATAGATCAGTGCAGTGTTTGCAGACACTGCTTAAGATCCAGAAAATCACCCGAACAACTGACTTGAACGCAGGGGATTCTTCaggtgctggaaatgcagagtag